One region of Planctomycetia bacterium genomic DNA includes:
- a CDS encoding exo-alpha-sialidase — MLVCVWLFMCLLPSGNVKDSPIQARIVNAQVIWNQDPHSAFTDLIHWKDQFVCIFRVGKGHISPDGALQLLTSTDGNHWLPLARIASPVADLRDPKLAVGPAGELLVYAAGAMHDKTKTTHRNYVWTSVEGKKWSEPKETGESDNWLWRVTRHVSGYYGWGYGTGKNRFLQLFKSNQGRDFTSVTPPLLQDKGYANETAMVMDQKHAWCLLRRDGNAPSNTGLLGTSLEPFTVWTWRDLGVRIGGPSMLRLPSGQFLATVRLYSPKVRTVLCQLDMEKGHLKELLTLPSGGDCSYAGMVWHQQKLWISYYSSHEGKTSIYLAEVEVREE; from the coding sequence ATGCTGGTATGCGTTTGGCTCTTCATGTGTTTGTTGCCGTCGGGTAATGTCAAAGACTCGCCGATACAGGCCAGAATCGTGAATGCTCAGGTTATCTGGAATCAGGATCCGCACAGTGCTTTTACTGATTTGATCCACTGGAAGGATCAGTTTGTCTGCATTTTTCGCGTCGGCAAGGGCCATATATCCCCTGATGGTGCACTGCAACTGCTGACTTCGACTGATGGCAATCATTGGTTGCCACTGGCACGCATAGCTTCACCAGTTGCAGATTTGCGTGATCCAAAGCTGGCCGTGGGGCCAGCAGGCGAGTTGCTCGTTTATGCTGCGGGTGCGATGCATGATAAAACCAAGACAACCCATCGCAATTATGTCTGGACCAGCGTGGAGGGCAAGAAATGGAGTGAACCAAAGGAAACAGGTGAGTCAGACAACTGGCTTTGGCGTGTAACGCGACATGTCTCTGGCTATTATGGCTGGGGTTATGGAACCGGGAAAAACCGATTCTTACAGTTGTTCAAGAGCAATCAGGGCCGGGACTTCACTTCGGTTACTCCACCCCTGTTGCAGGACAAAGGTTACGCCAATGAAACGGCTATGGTCATGGATCAGAAACATGCATGGTGCCTGCTGCGGCGTGATGGCAATGCTCCATCCAATACAGGACTTCTTGGTACATCGCTCGAACCGTTTACCGTATGGACATGGCGCGATCTTGGAGTCAGAATTGGTGGGCCCAGCATGCTGCGGTTGCCTTCCGGGCAGTTTCTGGCTACTGTCAGGCTGTATTCTCCCAAGGTGCGTACGGTGCTTTGTCAGCTTGATATGGAGAAAGGTCATCTCAAGGAATTGCTGACACTTCCTTCGGGAGGCGATTGCAGTTATGCTGGCATGGTCTGGCATCAGCAGAAGCTATGGATCAGTTACTACTCTTCCCATGAAGGTAAGACTTCAATTTATCTTGCAGAGGTCGAAGTAAGAGAGGAATAA
- a CDS encoding serine/threonine protein kinase, which translates to MNEKEIFESAIEIPDPQERAAYLDRACAGDDKLRERIESLLRADERAAHFLEKSAGEPSTKAFDEPDVITIDTILDGKYRLRQKLGEGGMGAVYLAETIRDVKHQVAVKIIKPGFDSKSVLARFEQERQALAYMDHPNIAKFLDAGSTPSGQPYFVMELIKGIPITKYCDQEKLTVDERLELIIPVCMAVQHAHQKGIIHRDLKPGNILVGLYDGKPVPKIIDFGVAKATIAPLTEKSIFSELGAVIGTLEYMSPEQAKVDNLDIDTRSDIYSLGIILYELLTGTVPFSRKELSAAAMLHMLQVIREEEPDKPSTKLSASGSLPSVAAVRKIEPSALTRKLQGEIDWIVMKCLEKERARRYEVPSQLAQDIRNYLSDKPVQAGPPSAAYRFKKFLKRHRAKMAAASLIALALIAGLIGTTWGLLKAQKAEKEAKTEAETAKAVIHYLENDLLKLADVSVQAEAGLLVNKDIKLRDAVHRAGALLMQGKLDKEPAVRAVLHRTIGRAMVALGDYKEALPHLQKSEELRREIGGSQDLVLLESQLYRVRAMLEMGSNKEADALAQESLVSLRQQLPEHAPLVITARRLQALAKQKLDQYEVAQKLLEGLAEDCRRHFGPQHLETVISNVSLASTLGTVSVKHQSKEQQETARKQFEVNMPLLKQLRGTQHPEFLEAMNDQAVFLSRWKMFKEAEEIRHELIKHYQSVLDDDHDSVLIARNNLATLYVNTGRLDEADKILNDVCSKYKSRYGVQEYEYDGLMAAKAGLGGIQFRRGNFSTAAELFNYAREAARKKYGPDNHDYMKFTNSMAECEFRAGKQTEAERLFEEVLTINSKVTPPSEVNLFENRLNIVRVRHAINKLKSCKELLELNDKSPAYSKIPLWRKAVHHYYQAEYYLAMGDKSLAKMAAEKSEGLFQEDKQEEKKDIEKKPRPSEYLPGKERAKAYDALQITRQKLR; encoded by the coding sequence ATGAACGAGAAGGAAATCTTTGAGTCTGCTATTGAAATACCTGATCCGCAGGAAAGGGCGGCTTACCTTGATCGTGCCTGTGCTGGAGATGATAAGCTCCGTGAAAGAATTGAATCTTTGCTGCGTGCTGATGAACGGGCTGCCCATTTTCTCGAAAAAAGTGCAGGGGAGCCATCTACCAAAGCGTTTGATGAACCTGATGTAATCACTATCGACACTATTTTGGATGGAAAATACCGGCTGCGACAAAAGCTCGGTGAAGGTGGAATGGGGGCCGTCTATCTCGCGGAAACTATCCGAGATGTTAAGCATCAGGTAGCTGTAAAAATCATCAAGCCAGGTTTTGATTCGAAATCAGTCCTGGCGCGATTTGAACAGGAACGCCAGGCTTTGGCGTATATGGATCACCCCAATATTGCCAAGTTTCTTGATGCCGGGTCGACCCCATCTGGCCAGCCCTATTTTGTGATGGAATTAATCAAAGGCATACCCATCACCAAATACTGCGATCAGGAAAAGCTTACTGTCGATGAACGACTGGAACTGATTATTCCAGTGTGCATGGCAGTTCAGCATGCTCACCAGAAGGGCATTATCCATCGCGACCTGAAACCGGGGAATATCCTGGTCGGGCTGTACGACGGCAAACCAGTGCCCAAGATCATCGACTTCGGTGTAGCCAAGGCAACTATTGCTCCACTGACGGAGAAAAGCATCTTTTCCGAGTTGGGAGCTGTCATTGGTACGCTGGAGTATATGTCACCTGAGCAGGCCAAAGTTGATAACTTGGATATCGATACGCGTTCAGACATCTACTCGCTGGGCATTATCCTGTATGAATTGCTGACGGGCACAGTGCCGTTTTCGCGGAAAGAACTGAGTGCAGCCGCCATGCTGCATATGTTGCAGGTTATTCGGGAGGAAGAGCCTGATAAGCCCAGCACGAAGCTGTCTGCATCGGGATCATTGCCGAGCGTAGCTGCAGTGAGAAAGATCGAGCCCAGTGCGCTCACACGGAAATTGCAGGGTGAAATCGACTGGATCGTGATGAAGTGCCTGGAGAAAGAACGTGCCAGGCGTTATGAAGTACCTTCGCAACTGGCACAGGATATTAGAAACTACTTGTCGGATAAGCCTGTACAGGCTGGTCCACCCAGTGCTGCTTACCGGTTCAAGAAGTTTTTGAAACGGCATCGAGCCAAGATGGCGGCTGCTTCGCTGATAGCACTTGCGCTCATAGCCGGGCTGATTGGTACCACCTGGGGATTGCTCAAGGCACAAAAAGCAGAGAAGGAAGCGAAGACCGAAGCAGAAACAGCCAAAGCAGTTATCCATTATCTGGAAAATGATCTGTTGAAACTGGCAGACGTCAGCGTGCAGGCGGAGGCGGGGCTTCTTGTTAACAAAGACATTAAACTGCGAGATGCAGTTCACCGGGCTGGTGCTTTGCTGATGCAGGGGAAACTGGACAAAGAGCCTGCCGTAAGAGCTGTGCTGCATCGAACAATTGGTCGAGCGATGGTTGCGCTGGGAGATTATAAGGAGGCTCTGCCTCATTTGCAGAAATCAGAAGAACTTCGAAGAGAGATTGGAGGCAGCCAGGATCTGGTATTGCTGGAGAGCCAACTCTATCGCGTGAGAGCGATGCTGGAAATGGGTTCCAATAAGGAGGCAGATGCGCTGGCTCAAGAAAGTCTGGTCTCACTCAGACAACAGTTGCCTGAACATGCACCGCTTGTCATTACTGCCAGAAGGTTACAGGCGTTGGCGAAACAGAAACTGGATCAATACGAAGTGGCACAGAAATTACTGGAGGGGTTGGCTGAAGACTGTAGAAGGCATTTCGGCCCACAACATCTGGAAACGGTGATCAGTAATGTCAGTTTAGCAAGCACATTGGGGACAGTTTCAGTCAAACATCAGTCAAAAGAACAGCAGGAGACTGCAAGAAAACAGTTTGAAGTGAATATGCCACTACTTAAGCAATTGCGGGGAACTCAACATCCAGAATTCCTGGAAGCCATGAATGATCAGGCAGTCTTTTTATCTCGATGGAAGATGTTTAAGGAAGCTGAAGAAATTCGGCACGAACTGATAAAACATTATCAGTCAGTTTTAGATGATGATCATGACTCCGTACTCATTGCGCGAAATAACCTGGCCACCTTATATGTAAACACGGGACGACTGGATGAGGCCGATAAAATCCTGAATGATGTTTGCAGCAAATACAAAAGCAGATATGGTGTGCAAGAGTATGAATACGATGGACTGATGGCTGCCAAAGCTGGATTGGGAGGAATTCAGTTTCGAAGAGGTAATTTTAGTACTGCAGCAGAGTTGTTCAATTATGCAAGAGAAGCGGCACGTAAAAAATATGGCCCAGATAACCATGACTATATGAAGTTCACCAATTCGATGGCCGAATGTGAATTTCGAGCAGGAAAGCAAACGGAGGCAGAACGCCTGTTTGAGGAAGTATTGACGATCAACAGCAAAGTAACACCGCCTTCTGAGGTTAATCTGTTCGAAAACAGGCTGAATATCGTCAGGGTAAGGCATGCAATCAACAAACTAAAATCATGCAAAGAGTTGCTTGAACTCAACGATAAAAGTCCAGCTTACTCCAAAATACCATTATGGCGAAAGGCTGTCCATCATTACTATCAGGCTGAATATTACCTTGCCATGGGTGACAAAAGTTTAGCCAAAATGGCTGCCGAGAAAAGCGAGGGGCTCTTCCAAGAAGATAAGCAGGAAGAGAAAAAAGACATTGAGAAAAAACCCAGGCCTTCTGAGTACCTTCCGGGGAAAGAACGGGCAAAGGCTTATGATGCATTACAAATCACACGACAGAAACTGCGATAG
- a CDS encoding sigma-70 family RNA polymerase sigma factor → MAETDFDRDLYAELRRLAANLLKHENAGFVLQPTALVHEAFLKIQVSYPHLLKQVDKRQFYACAAKAMPRILIDVVRKEKAKKRGGNALRIEFPISEIANPKTAAELTALAEAVECLGKHDPESAELVNLHFFVGMTLQQVAEVMGISLRTAQRHWRYAKAWLFKFISENK, encoded by the coding sequence ATGGCTGAAACTGATTTTGATCGTGATCTATATGCGGAGTTGCGACGGCTTGCAGCCAATTTGCTGAAGCATGAAAATGCAGGATTTGTCTTGCAACCCACAGCACTGGTGCATGAAGCGTTTCTCAAGATACAGGTGAGTTACCCTCACCTGCTCAAACAGGTTGATAAGCGACAGTTTTATGCATGTGCTGCCAAAGCTATGCCGCGCATTCTGATCGATGTGGTCCGCAAGGAAAAAGCTAAAAAACGTGGTGGGAATGCATTGCGAATTGAATTCCCGATTTCCGAAATTGCCAATCCCAAAACAGCAGCAGAGCTTACAGCGTTGGCTGAAGCGGTTGAGTGCCTGGGCAAACATGATCCGGAATCGGCAGAACTGGTGAATCTCCATTTCTTTGTGGGTATGACGCTGCAACAGGTTGCGGAAGTCATGGGGATATCACTGCGAACAGCGCAACGGCACTGGAGATATGCTAAAGCCTGGTTATTTAAATTTATCAGCGAAAATAAATAA
- a CDS encoding NAD(P)/FAD-dependent oxidoreductase yields MHPGVSQGADVSQRYDAVVVGAGHNGLTAAAYLAKAGRKVLVLERRPMVGGCCVTEELWPGCKVSTASYVNSLLRPQIIEELQLKKHGFSMLPRNPSSFTPFPDGRSLMMGPDEVLNHREISKFSRKDADALPRYEAMLLRAAEFLEPTLDEIPPDPWSYKLSDLWQMGKLGMRLAKLGKASQDVLEILTGAALPILDRWFETEEVKVTLATDAVIGAAATPSMPGTAYVLFHHVMGECEGARGVWGYVRGGMGSISNALASAAKSYGAVIRCDAPVSQFIIKDNEVRGVVLSSGEEVLTDTVLSCLDAHTTFLKLTPHGHLPDSFEASVRSLDYTSMTVKINVKLSVPPDFSALRSFGKIGPQHHGTMHICPTLETIERGYAEAKLGRPSSTPMIEATLPTALDDSLAPPGVHLMGMFVQYVPYALKEGAWDTASRKAFAERCFKVMDEYAPGFSSTVQDYQVLTPLDLEQTFGLTGGNIMQGTMNLSSLFFMRPVPGWAKYKTPIDGLYLCGAAAHPGGGVMGAAGRNAATAVLQK; encoded by the coding sequence ATGCATCCTGGCGTTTCTCAAGGAGCAGATGTGAGCCAGCGATACGATGCAGTCGTTGTGGGGGCTGGTCATAATGGATTAACGGCAGCTGCTTACCTGGCCAAGGCTGGACGAAAGGTGCTCGTTCTCGAACGCCGTCCTATGGTGGGAGGCTGCTGTGTCACAGAAGAACTCTGGCCAGGCTGCAAGGTTTCAACAGCTTCCTATGTGAACAGCCTGCTGAGACCGCAGATCATTGAGGAACTGCAATTGAAAAAGCATGGATTTTCCATGCTGCCACGCAACCCTTCGTCGTTTACGCCGTTTCCTGATGGCCGATCGCTGATGATGGGGCCGGATGAGGTACTCAATCATCGGGAAATCAGCAAGTTCAGCAGGAAAGATGCGGATGCCTTGCCTCGTTATGAAGCCATGTTGTTGCGTGCAGCGGAATTTCTAGAACCGACTCTGGATGAAATTCCACCTGATCCCTGGTCGTATAAATTGTCTGACCTTTGGCAGATGGGCAAGCTCGGAATGCGGCTGGCAAAGCTCGGCAAGGCAAGCCAGGATGTTCTCGAAATTCTGACAGGGGCTGCATTGCCTATCCTGGATCGATGGTTTGAAACTGAAGAAGTCAAAGTAACGCTGGCAACCGATGCTGTCATTGGCGCTGCGGCTACGCCCTCCATGCCCGGCACGGCTTATGTTCTCTTTCATCATGTCATGGGAGAATGTGAAGGGGCACGTGGTGTATGGGGTTATGTGCGTGGTGGCATGGGCTCCATCAGCAATGCTCTCGCCAGTGCTGCGAAAAGCTACGGAGCTGTTATTCGTTGTGATGCGCCAGTCTCGCAGTTTATCATCAAAGATAACGAAGTTCGGGGCGTGGTCTTGTCTTCGGGCGAGGAAGTATTGACAGATACCGTGCTTTCCTGCCTGGATGCCCATACGACATTTCTGAAATTGACACCGCACGGTCACTTGCCTGATTCGTTTGAAGCCAGTGTGAGAAGCCTTGATTACACCAGCATGACAGTAAAGATTAATGTGAAACTGAGTGTCCCTCCCGATTTCTCAGCACTTAGATCATTTGGAAAAATCGGGCCTCAGCATCATGGGACCATGCATATCTGTCCAACACTGGAAACCATTGAACGCGGTTATGCAGAAGCAAAGTTGGGCAGGCCATCCAGTACACCGATGATCGAAGCTACGCTACCCACAGCGCTGGATGATTCGCTGGCGCCGCCCGGCGTTCATCTCATGGGAATGTTCGTTCAGTATGTTCCTTATGCGTTGAAGGAAGGTGCCTGGGATACTGCATCAAGAAAGGCTTTCGCTGAGCGCTGCTTTAAGGTGATGGACGAATATGCACCCGGTTTTTCGTCAACCGTTCAGGATTACCAGGTGCTGACTCCCCTTGATCTCGAACAGACCTTCGGTCTGACCGGTGGTAACATCATGCAGGGAACCATGAACCTGTCGTCACTGTTTTTCATGCGGCCGGTTCCGGGCTGGGCTAAGTACAAGACGCCGATTGATGGGCTCTACTTGTGTGGTGCTGCAGCACACCCAGGTGGCGGAGTGATGGGTGCAGCAGGTCGCAACGCTGCGACAGCTGTGTTACAAAAGTAA
- a CDS encoding serine/threonine protein kinase → MTRTPIESFLDLTRKSGLVDPTRLGLYLDRLEAAQPIPEDPKEMANVLVRDAVLSRFQADQLLSGKWRGFYVGKYRVIERIGIGGMGQVYLAEHRTMKRRYAIKVLPRAKASDPAALERFEREARAGGSIDHPNIVRAYDKDQDGDLHYLVMDFVDGCSLSEIVHASGPLDPQRAGHYMYQSALGLQHAHDSGLIHRDIKPANILIDREGTVKILDMGLARFFNDHEDIITKKYDETVLGTADYLSPEQAIDSHSVDIRSDIYSLGCTFFYTLTGQPPFGDGSVAQKLIWHQTRTPRPVHELRAGVPAELEAILARCMMKKVQDRFGSPEELLEALQPYANFSYPPTEDELAELSPMARGVPFGGEILSGVTAASIPVILEPLSRDPDSRSPIFDSQVAQRGTDDSTVSIRSGDSSVKGLNKGTDSTAPVISAVAPAPTIPMMVTPAKAAGIAPRPQSSPPIVIGKDPPSPMVSARKNWDQYPSPVLDSKNAGDRVVTVMQAKEGPRKQKKKQADAIEQVQEEKQGWPLWVWLTLVIAGLAIFFAVALFLVLKNRSAAGAGPSSPATASNTAQKPAGPRTWYVARNKLDGIDHTTITQALQQAGPGDTIVITDRQTYQESLHLTPKTSSQGLINITLKAEVGDDGKRARLVPPPGHPPVKSLVTIDQVEGFKLSGFLLDGDDAVQTTLLVNGRCSGLQLDDVRLEGFQQHGIVVDNLTGSGRREVRFDRVHVKQNASQPASAAIRIQGASCDGLQLRHCRIQGAFQSAIWFGAPTQRFLMEQCRLFGGQGRAMLWSDTIGANPRMNAMIQQNTFWNFETGFALDVPVKTSDIYMTVRNNLFFQVKNLLQVDATKTKIKPEALSGGWVGSGNVFDNAGSKPGMGAMIPKFVVKGLDFTLNTSPTPPNDFLRYPANSPLATAGERKDAVGATE, encoded by the coding sequence ATGACTCGCACGCCCATCGAATCATTTCTGGATTTGACGCGTAAAAGCGGGCTGGTTGATCCCACCCGGCTCGGATTGTATCTGGATCGGCTCGAAGCAGCTCAGCCTATTCCCGAAGACCCAAAGGAAATGGCGAATGTCCTGGTTCGCGATGCCGTCTTGAGCAGATTTCAGGCAGATCAACTGCTATCAGGCAAATGGCGTGGATTCTATGTCGGCAAGTATCGTGTTATCGAAAGAATTGGAATAGGTGGAATGGGTCAGGTTTACCTGGCTGAACACCGAACCATGAAACGTCGCTACGCCATCAAGGTATTGCCTCGTGCCAAAGCTTCCGATCCCGCTGCATTGGAACGCTTCGAACGCGAAGCTCGCGCTGGTGGAAGTATTGATCATCCCAATATTGTGCGTGCTTACGATAAAGACCAGGATGGTGACCTGCATTACCTGGTTATGGATTTCGTGGATGGCTGCAGCCTGTCCGAAATTGTCCATGCCAGTGGCCCGCTCGACCCTCAACGGGCAGGCCATTACATGTACCAGTCTGCACTGGGACTGCAGCATGCTCACGATTCCGGGTTGATCCACCGCGATATTAAACCTGCGAATATCCTTATTGATCGCGAAGGCACTGTCAAAATTCTTGACATGGGCCTCGCTCGATTCTTCAACGATCACGAAGACATCATTACCAAGAAATATGATGAAACAGTTCTTGGCACCGCCGATTACCTGTCGCCCGAGCAGGCCATAGACAGCCACAGCGTTGATATTCGATCAGATATCTACAGCCTGGGATGTACGTTCTTTTACACCTTAACCGGGCAGCCACCATTTGGTGATGGTTCGGTTGCTCAAAAATTAATATGGCATCAGACCCGCACCCCCCGACCTGTACATGAGTTACGTGCTGGCGTGCCTGCTGAACTGGAAGCTATCCTCGCTAGATGCATGATGAAGAAAGTGCAAGATCGCTTTGGCAGCCCCGAAGAACTGCTTGAGGCACTTCAACCATATGCAAACTTCAGTTACCCCCCAACCGAAGATGAGCTTGCTGAACTAAGCCCCATGGCGCGAGGTGTTCCATTCGGTGGGGAGATATTATCTGGCGTCACTGCCGCCAGCATTCCAGTAATTCTTGAGCCACTGAGCCGCGATCCTGATTCCAGATCACCCATTTTTGATTCACAGGTCGCTCAGCGTGGAACCGACGACAGTACGGTAAGCATCCGGAGTGGCGATAGTTCAGTCAAAGGGCTGAATAAAGGAACAGATTCAACAGCCCCCGTGATTTCCGCCGTGGCTCCTGCCCCTACCATTCCCATGATGGTTACACCAGCCAAAGCTGCTGGCATCGCACCCAGACCGCAGTCATCGCCACCGATTGTGATTGGTAAAGATCCACCATCACCTATGGTTTCTGCTCGCAAAAACTGGGATCAATACCCATCACCTGTTCTCGATTCAAAAAACGCTGGTGATCGTGTAGTAACAGTCATGCAAGCCAAGGAAGGCCCCAGAAAGCAGAAAAAGAAACAGGCTGATGCAATAGAACAGGTACAGGAAGAAAAACAGGGCTGGCCGCTATGGGTCTGGCTGACCCTGGTTATAGCAGGACTTGCCATCTTTTTCGCTGTTGCACTTTTTCTGGTTTTGAAAAATCGTTCTGCTGCTGGCGCGGGTCCCTCATCCCCGGCAACTGCAAGCAATACTGCTCAGAAACCGGCCGGTCCGCGAACCTGGTATGTTGCACGCAACAAACTCGATGGAATTGACCACACCACTATCACACAAGCCCTGCAGCAGGCTGGGCCGGGCGATACCATAGTGATTACTGATCGACAGACCTATCAGGAGTCACTCCATCTTACGCCAAAAACCAGTTCGCAGGGTTTAATTAATATCACTTTGAAAGCTGAAGTGGGAGACGATGGCAAGCGTGCTCGGCTGGTTCCACCTCCGGGACATCCACCTGTTAAATCCCTTGTGACAATTGATCAGGTCGAAGGATTTAAACTTTCAGGTTTCCTGCTGGATGGTGATGATGCTGTTCAGACAACGCTCTTAGTCAATGGGCGATGTAGCGGGCTTCAACTGGACGATGTTCGCCTGGAAGGATTTCAACAGCATGGCATAGTAGTAGACAACCTGACAGGCAGCGGTCGTCGGGAAGTTCGGTTTGATCGTGTCCACGTTAAACAGAACGCGTCCCAGCCTGCCTCTGCTGCAATCCGCATTCAAGGAGCCTCCTGCGATGGCCTGCAGTTACGCCATTGCCGCATCCAGGGGGCCTTCCAGTCAGCCATCTGGTTCGGTGCCCCAACCCAAAGATTTCTCATGGAACAATGCCGTCTGTTTGGCGGCCAAGGCCGGGCAATGCTCTGGTCTGATACTATAGGCGCCAATCCACGAATGAATGCCATGATCCAGCAGAATACCTTCTGGAATTTTGAAACTGGCTTTGCTTTGGATGTGCCCGTCAAAACAAGCGACATTTATATGACAGTTCGCAACAATCTTTTCTTTCAGGTAAAAAACCTGTTGCAGGTGGATGCAACTAAGACCAAAATAAAGCCTGAGGCACTCTCTGGTGGCTGGGTTGGAAGCGGTAATGTTTTCGACAACGCAGGCAGCAAGCCCGGGATGGGGGCAATGATTCCCAAATTTGTCGTCAAGGGTCTGGATTTCACCTTGAATACCAGTCCGACTCCTCCCAATGATTTCCTGCGTTACCCCGCCAACAGTCCGCTGGCCACTGCTGGCGAACGAAAAGATGCAGTCGGTGCCACTGAATAA
- a CDS encoding alpha/beta hydrolase yields MKRLMMKGFLTVGGMLLSAVLAFAGEGQFVSNGVKLQFLESGIPAGEPVILVHGFAVNATLQWSLPGITRTLSDRYRVIQFDNRGHGRSERPKEADQYGMEMVHDIARLMDHLQIKQAHIVGYSMGAFLTHKFAATYPDRVKSIVLGGAGWLRDGQATDIMDEISESLRTRKSLEPLFRALHPPGARPITPQALEASSKMALLINDPVALSHVAKGMKQLKLNEDEMKSVKAPTLCIVGERDPLCETARLLDGQRPRLKMHYIHGAHHMNAFELPVFKECILAFLKEQM; encoded by the coding sequence ATGAAGAGGTTAATGATGAAAGGTTTTCTGACGGTGGGGGGCATGCTGCTGTCTGCAGTTCTTGCCTTTGCAGGCGAAGGGCAGTTTGTTTCCAATGGAGTCAAACTACAGTTTCTGGAATCAGGCATTCCTGCGGGTGAGCCTGTCATTTTAGTTCATGGCTTCGCGGTGAATGCAACATTGCAATGGTCGTTGCCGGGCATCACCAGAACGTTAAGTGATCGCTACCGAGTGATTCAGTTTGATAATCGAGGACATGGCAGAAGCGAACGGCCTAAGGAAGCTGATCAGTATGGGATGGAAATGGTACATGACATCGCCCGTTTGATGGATCATCTGCAAATCAAACAGGCGCATATTGTTGGCTATTCGATGGGCGCATTTCTAACACATAAGTTTGCTGCTACTTATCCGGACAGGGTGAAATCTATCGTGCTGGGTGGAGCAGGCTGGCTGCGTGATGGCCAGGCGACAGACATCATGGATGAAATCAGCGAATCGCTGCGTACCAGAAAAAGCCTGGAACCACTGTTCCGTGCGTTGCATCCTCCTGGCGCGAGGCCGATTACGCCTCAGGCACTGGAAGCATCGAGCAAGATGGCATTGCTGATCAACGACCCTGTTGCTTTATCACATGTTGCCAAAGGTATGAAGCAGTTAAAGCTAAATGAAGATGAAATGAAGTCAGTAAAAGCTCCGACACTATGTATTGTGGGCGAGCGAGATCCGCTCTGTGAAACGGCTCGCCTGCTTGATGGGCAAAGGCCAAGACTGAAGATGCACTACATTCATGGTGCACACCATATGAATGCATTTGAATTGCCTGTATTTAAGGAATGCATCCTGGCGTTTCTCAAGGAGCAGATGTGA
- a CDS encoding DUF1080 domain-containing protein, with the protein MIKTLSLLTVSLLTITTIAAADDFYGSIDDLKLAKPEDKVDMPSVPAPEGALVLFDGKSLDNWRRKANDEVAKWKLLDGGFMQVNGTGDIMTKEEFTGHFKLHVEFRVPYMPKAKGQARGNSGVYVQGRYEVQVLDSYGLDSKWDDCSGIYSIAKPLVNACKAPTVWQTYDIEFHAPVFVDGKKTAPAWITVWHNGIKVHDKVQLTKDNTPAGRGGDPSLPGPILLQDHGNPVQYRNIWLVKLGK; encoded by the coding sequence ATGATCAAGACACTGAGCCTGCTGACAGTAAGTCTGTTGACGATAACCACCATCGCCGCAGCAGATGATTTTTATGGCAGCATTGATGATTTGAAACTGGCGAAGCCTGAAGACAAAGTCGATATGCCCAGTGTTCCTGCACCTGAAGGTGCTCTGGTATTGTTCGATGGCAAATCTCTTGATAACTGGCGTCGCAAGGCGAATGATGAAGTTGCCAAATGGAAACTGCTCGATGGCGGCTTCATGCAGGTCAATGGCACTGGCGACATCATGACCAAAGAGGAATTCACCGGCCACTTCAAGCTTCATGTCGAGTTCCGTGTTCCCTACATGCCTAAAGCCAAGGGCCAGGCTCGAGGCAACAGCGGTGTTTATGTGCAAGGCAGATATGAAGTACAAGTACTCGACAGCTATGGCCTGGATAGCAAGTGGGATGATTGTTCCGGTATCTATTCCATTGCCAAGCCACTGGTGAATGCATGCAAAGCGCCAACCGTCTGGCAAACCTACGACATCGAATTCCATGCACCCGTTTTTGTCGATGGTAAGAAAACAGCACCCGCTTGGATTACCGTCTGGCACAACGGCATCAAGGTACACGACAAAGTACAACTCACCAAAGACAACACCCCCGCCGGCCGAGGCGGCGACCCCAGCCTGCCAGGACCGATACTGCTCCAGGATCATGGTAACCCCGTACAGTACCGGAACATCTGGCTGGTGAAGTTGGGGAAGTGA